Proteins encoded together in one Rhizobacter sp. J219 window:
- a CDS encoding flagellar hook assembly protein FlgD, producing MAVSNVQSAYDKLNAKSGVQTANEAGAADRFLKLLVAQMQNQDPLSPMDNAQVTSQMAQIQSVTGIENLNKTVQGLSGQFVQMQALQGASLIGREVIVPGNKIVIANGVGEGGFELNSAADSVKVEVLGPSGHVLDTLNLGAQAAGAHNFSWNAGSNATATGVTFRVTAMSGSTKLDSTPLMHDTVSAINTSGDSLTLELKNSGNVAYSQVKAFN from the coding sequence ATGGCCGTCTCCAACGTCCAATCCGCCTACGACAAGCTCAACGCCAAGAGCGGTGTGCAGACCGCCAATGAAGCGGGGGCTGCCGACCGCTTCCTCAAGCTGCTGGTGGCGCAGATGCAGAACCAGGACCCGCTGTCCCCGATGGACAACGCGCAGGTCACGAGCCAGATGGCGCAGATCCAGTCGGTCACCGGCATCGAGAACCTCAACAAGACGGTGCAGGGCCTGTCGGGCCAGTTCGTGCAGATGCAGGCGCTGCAGGGCGCGTCGCTGATCGGCCGCGAAGTCATCGTACCGGGCAACAAGATCGTGATCGCCAACGGCGTGGGCGAGGGTGGCTTCGAACTCAACAGTGCCGCCGACAGCGTCAAGGTCGAAGTGCTGGGCCCGAGCGGCCATGTGCTGGACACGCTCAACCTCGGCGCCCAGGCCGCCGGCGCGCACAATTTCTCGTGGAACGCCGGCAGCAACGCCACCGCCACCGGCGTGACCTTCCGCGTCACCGCCATGAGCGGCAGTACCAAGCTCGATTCGACGCCGCTGATGCACGACACCGTCTCGGCGATCAACACCTCCGGCGACAGCCTCACCCTCGAACTGAAGAACTCCGGCAACGTGGCCTACAGCCAGGTCAAGGCCTTCAACTAA
- the flgC gene encoding flagellar basal body rod protein FlgC, with amino-acid sequence MSMFQIFNVSGSAVSAQSQRLNVVASNLANADTVAGPDGQAYKARQVTFQTELMGQPGMQAAGAAAGVKVSNISEDQTPGRRVHDPKHPSADAEGYVTYSNVNAVEEMVNMISASRSYQNNIEVMNTAKTLLLKTLQMGQ; translated from the coding sequence ATGAGCATGTTCCAGATCTTCAACGTCTCCGGCAGCGCCGTTTCGGCGCAGTCGCAGCGCCTGAACGTTGTCGCCTCCAACCTCGCCAACGCCGACACCGTGGCCGGCCCCGATGGCCAGGCCTACAAGGCGCGCCAGGTCACGTTCCAGACCGAACTGATGGGCCAGCCCGGCATGCAGGCCGCCGGCGCCGCTGCCGGCGTCAAGGTCAGCAACATCAGCGAAGACCAGACCCCCGGCCGCCGTGTGCACGACCCCAAGCACCCGAGCGCCGATGCCGAGGGCTACGTGACCTACAGCAACGTGAACGCGGTGGAGGAGATGGTCAACATGATCTCGGCCTCGCGCTCGTACCAGAACAACATCGAAGTCATGAACACGGCCAAGACGCTGCTGCTCAAGACGCTGCAGATGGGCCAGTGA
- the flgB gene encoding flagellar basal body rod protein FlgB, translated as MLNKLTSTLDFHGQALSLRSERQRLIASNIANADTPNYVARDLDFASALKQATGAQQGAAALQATQPGHIALGGTASAVQSNLQYATPSQTNLDRNTVDMDRERANFADNSVRYEATLRFINGNVRTMLDAIRGGQ; from the coding sequence ATGTTGAACAAACTGACGAGCACGCTCGATTTCCACGGCCAGGCGCTGAGCCTGCGCTCGGAGCGCCAGCGCCTGATCGCCAGCAACATCGCCAATGCCGACACGCCCAACTACGTGGCGCGTGACCTCGACTTCGCCTCGGCCTTGAAACAGGCCACCGGCGCGCAGCAGGGTGCCGCTGCGCTGCAGGCCACGCAGCCTGGCCACATCGCCCTTGGCGGCACGGCCAGCGCGGTGCAGTCCAACCTCCAGTACGCCACCCCCAGCCAGACCAACCTCGATCGCAACACGGTCGACATGGACCGCGAGCGCGCCAACTTCGCCGACAACTCGGTGCGCTACGAAGCCACGCTGCGTTTCATCAACGGCAACGTGCGCACGATGCTCGACGCGATCAGGGGTGGCCAGTGA
- the flgA gene encoding flagellar basal body P-ring formation chaperone FlgA: protein MDKTLLPLLRFVFFAWLIASGAVAHAQASTEAWVAAGQRFALAELKKAGVGRHEVIAGQLDARLRLSPCAEVQPYLPQGARLLGKTRVGLRCVKGVTNWNVYLPLTVNVYGPGLVSTATLPAGHVLAAEDFRQAEVNLAEDMFQPAITEVALLLGRTLARQVTAGQSLRQNSLKPRQWFTAGDKVRIRVAGNGFAVAGAGEAITAGMEGQPARVRTDNGRVVSGLPVADRLLEITL, encoded by the coding sequence GTGGACAAGACCCTCTTGCCTCTGCTGCGCTTCGTTTTCTTCGCCTGGCTGATCGCCAGCGGGGCGGTCGCGCACGCCCAGGCTTCCACCGAGGCCTGGGTGGCCGCAGGGCAGCGTTTTGCCCTCGCTGAATTGAAGAAGGCCGGTGTCGGCCGCCATGAGGTGATCGCCGGCCAGCTCGACGCCCGCTTGCGCCTGAGCCCCTGCGCCGAGGTCCAGCCCTACCTGCCGCAAGGCGCGCGACTCCTGGGCAAGACCCGCGTGGGCCTGCGCTGCGTGAAAGGCGTCACGAACTGGAACGTCTACCTGCCGTTGACGGTGAACGTCTACGGCCCGGGCCTGGTCTCAACCGCCACCCTGCCAGCCGGCCATGTGCTTGCAGCAGAAGATTTCCGTCAAGCCGAGGTCAATCTGGCCGAAGACATGTTCCAACCCGCGATCACCGAAGTGGCTTTGCTGCTCGGCCGCACCCTGGCCCGGCAGGTGACTGCCGGCCAGAGCCTGCGGCAGAACTCGCTCAAGCCGCGGCAATGGTTCACGGCGGGCGACAAGGTGCGCATCCGCGTGGCTGGCAACGGCTTTGCCGTCGCCGGGGCCGGCGAGGCGATCACCGCCGGAATGGAGGGTCAACCGGCTCGTGTCCGTACCGATAACGGGCGGGTGGTGTCGGGTCTGCCCGTGGCAGACCGCCTGCTGGAGATCACATTGTGA
- the flgM gene encoding flagellar biosynthesis anti-sigma factor FlgM has product MKIGNPADKPGSTAPVAPVRNQPAETKAAEAGAQQQAADPSAKVELSNAASSLLEGGASADFDADKVARIAQAISDGKFEINAEKIADRLIANAHEVLGKAQH; this is encoded by the coding sequence ATGAAGATCGGCAACCCCGCAGACAAACCCGGCTCGACCGCTCCGGTCGCACCGGTGCGCAATCAGCCTGCCGAAACCAAGGCGGCGGAGGCCGGCGCGCAACAACAAGCCGCCGACCCGAGCGCGAAGGTTGAACTGTCGAACGCCGCGTCGTCGCTGCTCGAAGGCGGCGCCAGCGCCGATTTCGACGCCGACAAGGTGGCACGCATCGCCCAGGCCATCAGCGACGGCAAATTCGAGATCAACGCCGAGAAGATCGCCGACCGGCTGATCGCCAACGCACACGAAGTGCTGGGCAAGGCCCAACACTGA